In Cheilinus undulatus linkage group 3, ASM1832078v1, whole genome shotgun sequence, the genomic window gtttgtctctggttgtagtcgtctctctctcatcactgagctctgaggtttgtctctggttgtagtcgtctgtctctctcatcactgagctctgaggtttgtctctggttgtagtcgtctctctcatcactgagctctgaggtttgtctctggttgtagtcgtctctctctctcatccccgagctctgaggtttgtctctggttgtagtcgtctctctcactATTCAccgagctctgaggtttgtctctggttgtagtcgtctctctctctATTCACCGAGCTCTGAgttttgtctctggttgtagtcgtctctgtCTCtattcactgagctctgaggtttgtctctggttgtagtcgtctctctcatcactgagctctgaggtttgtctctggttgtagtcgtttGTCTATCATCACTGTGAATGCTATATCTGGCTGGCTTATCTAACGGCTCTTCTTGGCTTGCGTCCTTATTTATCTTCCCTTTTTCAGAGAACGACGTACCATTATGCCTCACGCTCTAGTGACATCATTCCTCTGCTTGTTCCCCGTTTCAGGACTGATTTGGGAAAATAGCGTTCAGTTTTGCTGACCCCTCTGCATGAAAACTTCTTAGACTGATCTGAAACTGTCTGAACTCATTTCTCTTGGAACCTTTCATTCTGTCTTAAATGACAGACATGGTGACACCATGGATCAGTGCCtgtcttttaaagttttttactGTGAGTCATTTTCTCGCACTTTATCTTCAAGTAATTCTGCACTTTCAAAAGTACTGTTTGTTCATTTATTGTTGTAATCTGTCcctgaaatgtattattttgtgaCATGTGCTGCTGGCCTCTTGGCCAGGTTACCCTAGTTAAAGAGATCTCAGTCTCGTGGGTTCTTATCTGGTTAATGAAggttaaaactttaaaatatatataataatatatgtCTTTTTAGGGCTGGGCCGAGTTTGGTGGAAACGAAGCCGGAGCTGCAGAGAGTTCTGGAGTCAAGGAAAAGAGATCAGATGATCAAacagaggaaacaggaagaCGAGGCTCGAAGGAAGATTTCTCCTCTGGAGGCTGAGCTGCTCAAGAGACACAAGAAACTGGaagaggtaaaaacaaaaagctgtTTCTGGCTCTTACAGCATTTACAACTGTGGTTTCAGAGCATCTCCCACCAGCACTTCCTGTTTCTATGCTACAGTGGTTTTCTTATGGTCCTACTGCCTCTCTTGGTAGGGACTCTAAGATCTTTTTGAGACCTCTGTGTGCTAAACATGAACTTTAACTCAAGTAAATATGAACTTAAAGCTTGTGAATCATCCTCATCAGCCTCTTGTCTTCATGAATGTCTCTGCGTCTCATGTTTCAGCTGGAGAAACAGCAGGAGAAGGAGCAGCAGGAGAACCTGAAGGCTCCAGAGTTTGTCAAAGTGAAGGAGAACCTCAGACGGACGTCATTTAATGAGACGGAGGAGAAGAAGGTCTAGAGACAGAGCCGATGTCCTTTAGGAGACAGGAGACTGGGAGAGAGGCTGTCCACATGAGTCCAGGACAATCTGAGGACAGAGGATACTGGGAGGACAATCTGAGGACAGAGAATACTGGGAGGACAATCTGAGGACAGAGAATACTGGGAGGACAATCTGAGGATAGAGAATACTGGGAGGACAATCTGAGGACAGAGGATACTGGGAGGAAAGTCTGAGGACATGATAAAGACAAACACTGAGGACTGAAAACGACTGGGGAGAGACTGATGACTAGAAGACAGTGAAGACAGAGACAAGCCCTGACATGATGAGGACAGACACTCTAACCCACTACTTCTAGAAGAGTCCATGGCTGCAGGGTTCTGTCAACACTGGTTTTACACCCTCATCCTCCACTGGTCCATTTCTGAATCAGAGTGTAGCTCAGAGCAGCCAGGGGGTAAGAATGAGACGTTCACACAGAAGTGTGAAGAATCCCACATTAGCAACAGCGTATGACATGAGAATGACATGACTGTCTGACTGAGACTCTGGACAGGTTGATCTGCTGTTACTTTGACATGACTCTATGTTTTCGTTTCTACCATGGTCAGAACGCTGGCTAATTATTGGGTTCCTGTGGTTAATGTTGTGCTGTACTGACAGGTTAAGTGCTGGTGCCTCACAgaaagaaggttcctggtttgaatcctgatcagggcctttctgtgtggactgaatgttctctctgtgctctggttcctcccacagtccaaagacatgctcctgggtgactctaaattgcccataggtgtgagtgcctggttgtctggCTCTATGTGTCGGCCCTGTAAaagactggtgaccagtccagggttaCCCCGCCTCTCCCAAAATGACAGCTGAGAAAGACTCCAGCCTTGCCCCTGCCCCCAaatgggatggatggatggatgattgaatgcatggatggatggatggatggatggatggatggatggatgcatggatggatgggttatagatggatggatggatggatggatggatggacaaatgaTGGATgattgaatggatggatggatgcatggatggatggattatggatggatgatggatggatggatggatggatgaaaggatggatggataatggattgatggatggatggatggatggatggatggaaaatggatggatggatggataaatgatgGATgattgaatggatggatggatggattatggatggatgatggatggatggatggatggataatggatggatgaaaggatggatggataatggattgatggatggatggatgaatggatggatggatggatggatggataaatgatgGATGATTGAATGGCTAAAAGATGGATgattgaatggatggatgatggatggatggatggatggatggatggatggatggataaatggatggatggatggatcgatgatagatgcatgatggatggatgatgcatggatggatggatggatggatggataatggatggatggatcatggatcagtgatagatggatgatggatggatgatggatagatggatgcatgatggatggatggatggatgaatggaagatggatggatggatgatggatgatggatggatggatggatggatgggtggaaggagggatggatgcatggatggatggatggatggatgcatggatggatgggttatagatggaaggagggat contains:
- the si:ch211-236d3.4 gene encoding protein FAM107B isoform X3, which produces MSSEQMDPWTRNPEHLTAGREGMVKSASAYANLQQHRPEGRKSSPVSGYVPQPDYLNGDEEEDLIKPKKLVNPVKASKSHQELHRELMSSCKRAGPSLVETKPELQRVLESRKRDQMIKQRKQEDEARRKISPLEAELLKRHKKLEELEKQQEKEQQENLKAPEFVKVKENLRRTSFNETEEKKV